The sequence GAGGTGATCGCCGAGGGGGTGACCACCCCGACCGAGTTGGCCGCCGTGGTGGCCGCCGGATGCCGGTTCGGCCAGGGCGCGCTCTTCGGCTGGGGGGTGCCGGCCGAGCACCTGGAGGCGATGCTGGAGGCGGCCACGTCACCGGGTGCGCGTCCCGCTCAGGTGCCCCCGCCACGTCGGGTTCCGCGCGGGTCTGGGCAGCTCACCCCGCCTGCCGATGGCGCGTCGCAGGCCGACGCGCCGACCTCCGTTAACCAACATGTGGGATCAGTTGACTCATCGCGTGAGATGCGTCAGGCTTAGCCGCATGTCGTCGTACCGGTCGCTGCGAGTACTTACCTGAGCGCACTCTCCCTCACCGAGAGTGCGCTGGCCCCGTGCATCTGCACGAGGGCCGTTTTTATTGCCATCGGAACCTGGCGAAGCGGGCCTCGCCCGCCTCGCATCGCTTGACTAGCCACCAGCCACTCCAGCCGAAGGCCAGAACCGCCATGACGAGACCCACGCCCGAGACCCTCGCCCACACCGCCCGCCGGGCCCGCGCGGCCGCCGACCCGACCGTCGACGTCGACCAGGCCGCCACGCGCACGGCCACCCCGGCCGTCCCGGCGGTACGGCCCGCCGCCGCGACCCCGATCTCCGGGGCCGGCTCGCTCGTGCGGTCCCTTGAGGCACTCGAGGTCGACGTCGTCTTCGGCATTCCGGGCGGCGCGATCCTGCCGGCGTACGACCCGCTCTACGACTCGACGGTCCGGCACATCCTGGTGCGGCACGAGCAGGGGGCGGGGCACGCGGCGACCGGCTACGCGCAGGCCACCGGCAAGGTCGGTGTCTGCATCGCCACCTCCGGCCCGGGCGCGACGAACCTGGTCACACCGATCGCCGACGCGTACATGGACTCGGTGGCGATGGTGGCGATCACCGGGCAGGTGGCCAGCCCGTTGATCGGCACCGACGGCTTCCAGGAGGCCGACATCCAGGGCATCACCCTGCCGATCACCAAGCACAACTTCCTCGTGCAGAACGCCGAGGAGATCCCCCGGGTGCTGGCCGAGGCGTTCCACCTGGCCAGCACGGGGCGACCCGGCCCGGTGCTTGTCGACATCCCCAAGGACGTGCTCCAGGCGTCGACCACGTTCTCCTGGCCGCCCACGTTGGACCTGCCCGGCTACCGGCCCACCCTGCACCCGCACGGCAAGCAGATCCGGGAGGCGGCGCGGTTGATGGCCGCGGCCCGGCGGCCGGTCCTCTACGTCGGTGGCGGGGTGCTCAAGGCCGGTGCCACCGACGGGCTGCGCCGGCTGGCCGAGCTGACCGGCATCCCGGTCGTCACCACGCTGATGGCGCTCGGGGCGTTCCCCGACTCGCACCAGCAGCACCTGGGGATGCCCGGCATGCACGGCACTGTCGCCGCGGTCTACGGCCTGCAGAAGGCGGACCTGATCGTCGCGCTGGGCGCACGTTTCGACGACCGGGTCACCGGCAAACTGGACTCGTTCGCCCCGGACGCGGCGGTGGTCCACGCGGACATCGACCCTGCCGAGATCGGCAAGAACCGGCACGTGGACGTGCCGATCGTCGGCGACGCCAAGCACGTCATCGACGAGCTGATCACCGCGGTCACCGCCGAGCGGTCGACGGGGCGCACCGCCGACCTCGGTGACTGGTGGACGCAGCTCGACGACCTGCGCAACCGTTACCCGCTGGGCTACGACGAGCCGGTCGACGGGACCCTGTCCCCGCAGTACGTGATCAAGCGGCTGGGCGAGATCGTCGGCCCGGACGCGATCTTCGTGGCCGGGGTGGGCCAGCACCAGATGTGGGCGTCGCAGTTCATCTCCTACGAGAAGCCGTACACCTGGTTGAATTCCGGCGGCCTCGGCACGATGGGCTACGCGGTCCCGGCGGCGATGGGCGCCAAGGTCGGCAAGCCCGACACGGTGGTCTGGGCGGTGGACGGGGACGGCTGCTTCCAGATGACCAACCAGGAGTTGGCCACCTGCGCGTTGGAGGGCATCCCGGTCAAGATCGCCGTTATCAACAACGGCAATCTCGGTATGGTCCGACAGTGGCAGACGCTGTTCTACAACGAGCGCTACTCCAACACCGAGCTCGGCACCCACAAGCACCGCATCCCCGACTTCGTCAAGCTCGCCGAGGCCCTGGGCTGCGTCGGGCTGCGGTGTGAGACCGCGGCTGACGTGGACAAGACCATCGCCGCTGCCATGGAGATCAACGACGCGCCCGTGGTGATCGACTTCGTGGTCGGCAAGGACGCGATGGTCTGGCCGATGGTCGCCGCCGGCACCAGCAACGACGAGATCATGTTCGCCCGTGGCGTCCGCCCGGTCTTCGACGAGGATGACATTTAATGACCATGCACACCCTGTCCGTGCTGGTGGAGAACAAGCCGGGCGTGCTCGCCCGAGTCTCCGGCCTGTTCTCCCGGCGCGGGTTCAACATCGACAGCCTCGCCGTCGGCGAGACCGAGAACCCGGACGTCTCCCGGATCACCATCGTTGTCAACGCGGAGTCGTCCCCGCTGGAGCAGGTCACCAAGCAGCTGAACAAGCTGGTCAACGTGCTCAAGATCGTCGAACTGGATCCGCAGGTCTCGGTTGCCCGGGAGTTGCTGCTGGTGAAGGTTCGCGCCGACCGGTCCGCGCGGTCGCAGGTGCTGGAGACCGTCAACCTGTTCCGCGCCCGGGTGGTCGACGTCGCACCGGACACGCTGACCATCGAGGCCACCGGCACCCCGGACAAGCTCGACGCGCTCCTGCGCGACCTCGAGTCCTTCGGCATCAAGGAAATGGTGCAGTCCGGGCTGGTGGCCATCGGGCGCGGCTCGCGTTCGATCACCGCCGGTCCCGCGCTGCGGGCCGCCTGACCTGCCACCGGTCGGCCCCTGCGGGCCGTCCCGGAATCCATCCGCACAGACCACGACGGGCCGCCCCGGCCGTCGTACGAAAGGGAAGTTCTCATGAGCGTTGAGGTGTACTACGACGACGATGCCGACCTCGGCCTGATCCAGGCCAAGAAGGTCGCGGTGATCGGTTACGGCAGCCAGGGCCACGCCCACGCGCTGTCGCTGCGGGACTCCGGCGTCGACGTGGTGATCGGTCTGCCGGAGGGCTCGAAGAGCCGTCCCAAGGCTGAGGAGCAGGGCCTGCGGGTGGTCACGCCGGCGCAGGCCGCCGCCGAGGCCGATGTGATCATGGTGCTCGCACCGGACACCGCCCAGCGCGGGATCTACGCGGAGTCGATCGCCCCGCACCTCGCCCCCGGCAAGGCCATCTTCTTCGGCCACGGCTTCAACATCCGGTACGGCCTGATCAAGCCGCCGGCCGAGGTGGACGTCGCCATGGTCGCGCCCAAGGGCCCCGGCCACCTGGTCCGCCGCCAGTACAGCGACGGCAAGGGCGTGCCCTGTCTCGTCGCCGTCGAGCAGGACGCCAGCGGCAAC comes from Micromonospora vinacea and encodes:
- a CDS encoding acetolactate synthase large subunit — encoded protein: MTRPTPETLAHTARRARAAADPTVDVDQAATRTATPAVPAVRPAAATPISGAGSLVRSLEALEVDVVFGIPGGAILPAYDPLYDSTVRHILVRHEQGAGHAATGYAQATGKVGVCIATSGPGATNLVTPIADAYMDSVAMVAITGQVASPLIGTDGFQEADIQGITLPITKHNFLVQNAEEIPRVLAEAFHLASTGRPGPVLVDIPKDVLQASTTFSWPPTLDLPGYRPTLHPHGKQIREAARLMAAARRPVLYVGGGVLKAGATDGLRRLAELTGIPVVTTLMALGAFPDSHQQHLGMPGMHGTVAAVYGLQKADLIVALGARFDDRVTGKLDSFAPDAAVVHADIDPAEIGKNRHVDVPIVGDAKHVIDELITAVTAERSTGRTADLGDWWTQLDDLRNRYPLGYDEPVDGTLSPQYVIKRLGEIVGPDAIFVAGVGQHQMWASQFISYEKPYTWLNSGGLGTMGYAVPAAMGAKVGKPDTVVWAVDGDGCFQMTNQELATCALEGIPVKIAVINNGNLGMVRQWQTLFYNERYSNTELGTHKHRIPDFVKLAEALGCVGLRCETAADVDKTIAAAMEINDAPVVIDFVVGKDAMVWPMVAAGTSNDEIMFARGVRPVFDEDDI
- the ilvN gene encoding acetolactate synthase small subunit — encoded protein: MTMHTLSVLVENKPGVLARVSGLFSRRGFNIDSLAVGETENPDVSRITIVVNAESSPLEQVTKQLNKLVNVLKIVELDPQVSVARELLLVKVRADRSARSQVLETVNLFRARVVDVAPDTLTIEATGTPDKLDALLRDLESFGIKEMVQSGLVAIGRGSRSITAGPALRAA